TTCATGCCAGACAGGAGGGAGTGTGTGAGGGCACGAGAGCTGGAGATGGTTCTCATTTGAAGGAAGCAGGACCGGACATCTTTTTTTAATCTGTGGTTCAACGCTTAAATCTGAGTCAAACAGTACTCCCAAATTTATCATCATGTCaccaagatcacacacacacatacgcgcgcacacgcacacgcacagactgagtgagagagagagaaagagagaagggagcgagggagagagagagagagtgtgtgtgtatgtgtgtgtgagagagcgagggggagagagagagagagagagagagagagagagagagagagagagagagagagagagagagagagagagagagagagagagagagagagattgtaagtgaaagacagagagaggtgggAAACAGATTATCCGGCAACATTTATTCACAAGTGAGAAACTATGCGTAATTGTGCAGAATAAGATTTATTAGGATTTGCGAAGAAGACAAGTCATTGTTATCATATTAATGCCACATGATTAaataaaatttgtaaaaaaaatcctCATATGTCTACTGATGTGCTCTAAATGTCGCAGGTTAAGAATTTGTGTTTCTGTTTGAAAACGAATTCGAGGTGCATAACCGTCATCTTCAGATTAGTCTACCAGACGTGTTTCCTGTGATAACAGGCCTGTACACTTTTCCTCAGATGGTCCCTTTACCTCGCTGTAGCTGATGCACTTTGTGATAATGATGAATTAGCATGTTATCATCAGGTGCAACTGAAACCTTACATAGCTCACATGGCTGTTGCATCGGAGGACTTTACGATTCGATTCAACTCATTTTATTACACAGAGGATCAACCGAGATGACTCCAGTATTTCCTCTAAACGAATTGTCAgggttagaaaaaaaaatcagactcgTCGGAAATGTCTCCCGGATGGCATCGTTTTAGATGTAGAGATGGATACTAACGATTGttcgattattattattttgtttaaaaaaaaacagcagattTTAAAACTCACCAATTCTTTGACTAACAGCAGACATTTTGTTTCATGTTGTTGAGGAGCTTCCGTGTGCAGCAGCAGCTACCTAGACGCAGGGGGGAACAAAGCCGTCAGCCGACGCGTCGCCGCGCAGCCTGATGACGTGACAGCACGAGACAGGTGCGCGACCCCTCATCACAGGGGTCACGGTGCCGCTACTTGTCCTTATTGAGTGTTGGCTTTGAAGAGCGGCATTACTCTCATCTTCCATCTGTCAAAGGGTAAGTctagccttggggggggggggggggagagagacggcagtactaggcaaaaaaaaaaaaacgaaaaaaaatataataaaacaaaccaaaaccaaaCGGAACAAAACGGGAGAGCAGAAAGTGAAAGGTCACCGCCGCAGACTCCACTGAGGGAGATAAAGAGCTCAAATGTCTTGCCATTTCAACGAGAAGGGTAAAGACGCCTGTCAGCACTCGTTTGACTATGTTTAGATGGTCAAATTGGGACGGGCTTTTCTCAATACGTGCGTATTAAATGCTAAATTCATGCAGCACCTCGGCGGGGTGTGCCAAGTTCAACGCATCTCATTATTTTCCGCGTGAGACCATGAAGAGCTTCGCTCACAGCGCAGCAGCGCATCACTACAACAGCCCACTTGTTAAACAGGGGAAACACTCTCAACAAccgcttttttatttttaatctgTGAAGACGTATAACTTTCATTCAGACTGGATAAGCCTCTGGACAAATGAAGGACAGCAACTAGAAAGCCACACCTCGTATAGGCCGAGGGTGATCTCCGATAGCACTACATTTCCAAAATTTCTTCGTAAGCAAATGACCCAGTGCTCAAAACAAACGTATTAAAATATAGAAAAACCAAATCACATGAATCTGAGACACCCTTTGTTTTGCAGAATATAGTGAATCAGCTGTCAGTTATGACACGTGGTGCGACACAGAATctgctctacccccccccccccccgccatgggTATACACACCGGGCATACGTGCACACTCCCCATAACATGTGGCGTGTTCCAGCTGTGGACTGGTCCGTGGGCAGGATCTGGGCGCCTCTTGTGTTCACTTGTGTGGATTTAAGGGGCACGACCCAGGAGATGGATGCTGTCCTGGCGGGTCCGTTTTTTGATTTGCACCCCAATTGACCCCGATAGACACTGTACTACTCCtagcgcacgcacacgcacgagcGCGCACATGGGTTTTCTACTGCTTGCATATTCCCGGGGGACAGTAGTCTGTGCGTGAACacacatgtgtatgtatatgcgCAGCATTCAGtggcctactctctctctctctctctctctctctctctctctctctctctctctctctctctctctctctctctctctctctctctctcccctctctctctctgcgccgCGCACACGCTCGTTCAGACTAAGCAATGACCGACGTGGAGAGACAGTAGCTCGCCTTTCTTTCCTCGGACAACCCCATTTGCTCCTGTGTTCGTCCAATCGTTGGATGCCCCCATGCAGCTCGCCAAGCCTCTGCCTTGGCGTTTCTCCGCATAGAGCCGCTCCCGTCTCCTCTCTCGTGCCGCTGGCATCACGGAGCTCCGCGTCCCCGTTCCTGACATGAGCCGCCGTCGACCGTGCACCACGCATGGGATACGCTGAACGGCATCTGAAATGGTCATTTGGACCTTCTCCGGGCGAACCGCACGATCCAGAGGGGAGGTTGGCGTAACAGCGTgagagacggacggacggacggacggacggacggacgatcCCAGTGGGAAGTTGCTCGGGTGGATCCTTGCGTCGGTTAAAAAGAAAATGCAGGAGAAGCTCGCAAACAACCAGACACCCGCATCGTCGAGGGCTTCCTCGTTTTTCATCGAGAATCTACTGGGCACGGGGCGCGTCGGGCAGGAGTCGACGGCGGAGCGGAATCGGGTCAACGCCGAAAGGGTGGGCGTCAGCAGGGGAGAGGAGATGGGCTTTCCCGTCACAATCCTGACGGGATACGACGAAACCAAATGTGCTCAAACGCCCACCGGCTACTGCCTGTCGGCGCGCTCTGCCGAGGCAGCCTCTCCGTTTGGATGCTACGGCGCGGGGGCTGCTCCCAACCTGGACGCGTTGGACGCGCCAAGCAGTAAGTACAGGCCTACTCactgatgtgtgtgtatacatgtgtttaCATATAGGTCGGCTGTATGGGTCTTCTTGCTCCGATGCCTACGTATAAACAGTTAGCCTATGACCAGCATCGTACACTTGTTAAGAGATCATCACACAAAACGCTACAgccggttgttgttgttgttgttacgttAGAGTATATGTAGTAGTCTCGCTGTTACGTCGGGGAATGTGCTCGGTTAGACAATGGTCTTATGTTCAGGTCACTGCCATACGGAAGTCATTTCCACGCCTGGCACACAGCGCCTCCAGTTAACGGGGGAAAACAATAATAGCGGTGCCATTACTGGACGTGTTAAAAGCTTTGGAGCCACACTGCTCTGTTCGATCCACGTCTCCCTATATGGGTAGTGCAGATGCTGCTCCCACCTCCACATCCTCTCTGACCGGACCAAGGCCCATTTTGGTTCGGTTTTTTTCTCCATGAAAGCGTTTATCTTTTCATCCAAGTGGGCTCCCTTCGGCAATGAAACAATTCCACGTTGTTTGGTCAACACACTTATCCCGACTCATGGTGACGCACGAAGCAAAGAAGTCCTCCAGAAGAACTCCTTAACTTAGACCACAGACCTTACACACGTCCGTGCGCGTCAAAACGAGCCATTGGCGCCGCTTCACCAGTCAGCCTTACAGCGCCGTGCTTGCTGGAGCTAATCATTAGAAAGTTTGTCTTGGGGTACGCGAACCAAGTCTGCGCCACGTCTCCCTTCTCCGGTCCTCGACTCAAGGGTGTCCCCTTTGCCGCAATAACCGAGGCCCAGACGCGCACGATAGCGGCCTATCCCATCACATTAGCTGCAAATGCGTCTTACAGCCAACGTGTCTTTCTGTCCATTCAGGTCCGAGAGATGACACACGGGGTTCAGAGGATCGCTGCTGCTCCATGTCGACCAGCGACAGAGACTCCCCCGCCGTGTCCGAGCCCGCCGAGGGCGGCGATGAAACCGACAGGAAGACGGACGACAGCGAGGAGGTGCAGAACAACAGCTTTGACGAACGTTCGGACCACGAGGCGCTCTCGGACCCGAGCTCTGCGCGGAAGAAGAAAACCCGAACCGTTTTCAGCCGCAGCCAGGTGTTCCAGCTGGAGTCCACCTTCGACATGAAGCGCTACCTCAGCAGCTCGGAGAGGGCCGGCCTGGCGGCCTCCCTCCACCTGACCGAGACCCAGGTCAAAATCTGGTTCCAGAACCGCCGGAACAAATGGAAGAGACAGCTCGCGGCGGACCTCGAGGCCGCCAGCGTTTCTAACTCCTCTCAGCGGATTGTCAGGGTGCCCATCCTGTACCACGAGAGCCCCGGGCCCGGCGCGAGCGCCGCCGccgcagccgccgccgccgccgcgctgGGCTTCAATCTGAACCTGCACCAGATCTCCCACGCGCCCGTCTCCATCAACTACCCCTTGTCCTCGTTCGCTCACTCCATGAGCATGCTGAGGTCGCAGATGACCGGCTTAGTTTAAGAAACTGCTGAGACCGTGCGGGATCAAACCTTGTGTTGTTTGTGCATATCATCTGCCTACTATATTGATAATCGTGCAATAACTCACACGCGGCCGCGGGAAACCATGTTGTTGACTGCATCCAAAGAAATCCTCTGCAGAGACCAGAATTATAGCTATTATACAAGAACCAATCATTTTTATGTTTCATTttttgcaaaaataaataaataacaaatattTGCAAAAGTCTATATACTCTTGTCACTGTAGGCGACGGTAATACTCTCTTAAGCATGCAGAGGCCGGGAGGACAGGCCCCTTTTTATATACGTTTTAAATAGCTATACACACATATTTTTACAGTCTTTTTTTATATTTAAAGCCACTGTTTTCCAACAATGTCACTTTTTCACGTAATAggtaaataaagaaaaaaaaatcaagcacaaAGTATGCGGTGTACTGTGTCTCATTGTATATATGCAGTTTTGCGCAACTTAAGCCAGTTATACTttctatacacatatatacacacatatatatatatatatatatatatatatatatatatgtgtgtgtgtgtgtgtgtgtgtgtgtgtgtgtttgtctggatGAGGACTATGTAGGCCCACTGATTGCAAATCCTCAAATTGCGACATTTAAACTAGCAAAGAATAAttaattaaacaaacaaacaaacaagcagctgaatatatatatatatatatatatatatatatgtaaatacatAAATGGTCCGACCTTGTGTTTGGAGGGATATGCTTATTTGCAAAATGCATATATTCGTTGCCTCTTGTTGGGGTTTCAATGTAAATAAGTGAACATGTAGACCCACtgactttatacacacacacacacacacacacacacacacacacacacacacacacacacacacacacacacacacacacacacacacacggtggcatCATTCACATTCATGAACAACAGGAAGATGCACGCGACGGGTTCTTCCTGACATAACGTGACACATGGTATATGTATCATGTAATATGTATCATTTAATATGCAACATGTATCATGTGTCCTGTCGGACAGTATCACTGGCAAAGCCTTTACACTCATTTGTTTATTAAAcgcacacacctgtgtgtgtgtgtgtgtgtgtgtgtgtgtgagagagatttttGTTGTATTGGAGTGAAGGCTGTAACACCGTATCAGCTGACCATCCTGCTGAAAATCTGATGTGTTATCAGAGGGGACACCCGTGATAGATGTGGAGTCcgattttttgggggtttttttgggtcAGGCATCTTTTTCAAACGAATACCAACAGATTCACGTGATAAGTTACAGTTGTTTATTTTTTCTTAATGTAAAATAATAATCAGTAAAACGGTCCCTGGGAATCAAGTGAAACAACTAGCGAGTGTTTCAGAAAGTAATATTAATAGGCTAAAAGTTGGCATTTTGTCAGGAAAACTATCAAGAGGACTGtgatagcagcagcagcagttatTTCCCCTACATGGCGGTGAAGCAGCTGATGTGTGTCTTTAAAGAACACCAACAAGCCGATTTGTTGGTAAGTTATTACTGTAATAGTGAACCAAGTTATGTTACTATTATGATACACATTTCCCGAAAACACGTTTgttaaaaatagataaataaataaataacttcagGGAAACTATAGTCTACATAAATACATGAACAtgtgggaaacacacacacacacatgtccaaactacacgGTCGCATCGTCGGCTCGTAATCTGCGGACGTTGTAGGGCAAAGCGCAGCGCCGGGCTCGGACGCAGAggaagagtgggtggagaaagacATACAACGCTATACTCCCCCTCTGCCCCGCGCTGTAATTGGCCCCTGGACCTTTCGTTCCTCTGGACCAATGAACGGGGACAAAAGCCGCCCCGTGCGCTCCGTTCAGCGCTAACAGTGACGGCGGCGCGCGGACGGCCCGCCAGTGCCTCGCCACAGTGGCTGCATGCTGCGGTGGTGCTCCCCGCGCGACGTACCGACGAGAGCAGCCCCGTCTCGCCGACCACCACACAGAGACTGCGACGGGAGAGGATTAACGCGCCGGTGAATATGAACAAAGAGGAGGGACCATGCCGACCCACCGCCTCTCTCAAATTCACCATTGACAATATTCTGAACCTCAAGACAAGCGGAAGGAAGTATGACAGTTGTCACTCCGCGAGACCGCTGCCGGATGACACGGACGCACGGGCGCGTAAAGGAGCTTTCCAAAGCCACTACGAGGCGCGCAGCATCCAGCGCGGCCAGCATCCATTCAGCGCACATCGCGAGAGGGGTACGTATGTGAACATGAAGCGGTGCGTCAAATCACTCCGCAACAGCGCACGCATCGCGCGCTTCTGTTGGCCATTACACTTGTCTGTCTTCTGTTGAGATCGGTTTGTGTGAGTCTGTAGCTACATCGGTTTGTGTGAGTCTGTAGCTACATCGGTTTGTGTGAGTCTGTAGCTACATCGGTTTGTGTAAGTCTGTAGCTACATCGGTTTGTGTGAGTCCGTAGCTACATCGGTTTATGTGAGTCCGTAGCTACGCCCTAGTAGATGCAACGGTATCAGGCTGAACGTTGTTAACAATCCGACTGCGTTTGGTCCTCAGAGGCGGTGGGTGACGGTGACGGGGCGGCGGAGCTCATCGGCCACCGGGACCAGGGCAGCAAGGCGCAGCAGGAGCGCTTCGAAAGCGGCGACAGCAGCTGCGACGACGCCGCGACGGCGGAGCCCGACAAGGGCTGCGGCTCGTCCgccaagaagaacaaaatgatcGCCAAAAAGAAAACGCGCACCATCTTCTCCAAGAGACAGATCTTCCAGCTGGAGTCCACCTTCGACATGAAGCGCTACCTGAGCAGCGCGGAGCGCGCCTGCCTGGCCAGCTCGCTGCAGCTCACGGAGACCCAGGTCAAAATATGGTTTCAGAACCGCAGGAATAAGTTGAAACGTCAGATTTCCACCGAGATCGACGGACCCGTTTCAGATTTCCCCGAGACTGTGAAGCCCGTGGTGGTGGGCCCGCTGCCGCCCCTTTATAAAGAGAGCAGCCTGCTGGGCAGATGCTTGCTGCCCGTGCCCCTGCCCATCGTCTACCCGGGGAATAGCACGCCTTACATATGCTTCTCCAACGCCAGCAAATACTTCAGCCTGTACGATGGGGACGTATGACGGTTTCGCGACATCCGCCACTGACACAGACAATTTCTGGGATCTTTTGCTGACTTTCAAGCATGTCTGGGCCGACCGTGTTGAGACTATGTGGAGTCGGAGCTGCGGCCCTGGGACTGCCGCGGGACCATGTGAGGAGGGCAGAGCACGCGTCACCTAGAAACGACATGATTCGGTATTATTTATTTTTCGAATGAGAACATTGGAATTGGTGCAGGCCGAACACTTGATGTGCTGTAGCAGCCTACATgagaaatgatttttttttagcagGGTAAGCTAATGGTAGCCTAGTGGGAGGCCTAAGTAGTAATAAACTCAACGAGAATTTGTTTACATATTTCTGTATtgtcttattatcattattattatcattattatcattattattatcactaacAGCATTTTCAGTAGCCTGAGCTGCCAAAGAAACCATCCTATATTCTATTGCATGCATCTACTCTATCATAATAACGTTTGACTTAATGAAATTACCTATGTATTTAAATGAATGTAAGTAACATATTATTTAATGTTTCACATATGTCTGTTTTTTTTATTAAGGCCTACTTAGCAATATCTTACTCTTATTTTATCCCACGTTTTGCCGAAAGGCTTATTAAACTATTTactgggaaaaaaaaccctccccaaaaaaaacaaacaaaaaaacaacaatacaaaaaaacccaactttaCTCCAGAAATATGCAGTAGCCTATTTGATTAAACTATTTGGACTCAACTTTTCATGTTACACATGTTTCTTCAGAGCAAATGGCAGACATGCTGGGGCGCCATGCCGCAGTGTTTCGTGGTTCTTGGCGCTGTCGTCCTATGAGCGGCTTGTATCTGGTGAAAAGTGATTAATGATGAAAGCAGGTGATTTCAGCAACCACGTGGCTCCGACAACAAGTTGCCAAAACCCTGGAATAAAAAGACCTGAGTCATGCTTCAGCCTTGCAGCCGGCCTGCTGCCCCGCTGCAGGACAGCAACACGGTTTAAAATGCCCTGTGCACACATGAAAACAGCATTTATATTATTTACTATTATGTTAATTAATCAACGCAATCTGTGAGACTTCACATGCAAAGTTGCAGCGTGTTATGATGAACAGCGATGGAGGCACAGTGACCTACATTACA
This genomic stretch from Lampris incognitus isolate fLamInc1 chromosome 5, fLamInc1.hap2, whole genome shotgun sequence harbors:
- the hmx1 gene encoding homeobox protein HMX1, encoding MQEKLANNQTPASSRASSFFIENLLGTGRVGQESTAERNRVNAERVGVSRGEEMGFPVTILTGYDETKCAQTPTGYCLSARSAEAASPFGCYGAGAAPNLDALDAPSSPRDDTRGSEDRCCSMSTSDRDSPAVSEPAEGGDETDRKTDDSEEVQNNSFDERSDHEALSDPSSARKKKTRTVFSRSQVFQLESTFDMKRYLSSSERAGLAASLHLTETQVKIWFQNRRNKWKRQLAADLEAASVSNSSQRIVRVPILYHESPGPGASAAAAAAAAAALGFNLNLHQISHAPVSINYPLSSFAHSMSMLRSQMTGLV
- the hmx4 gene encoding H6 family homeobox 4; its protein translation is MNKEEGPCRPTASLKFTIDNILNLKTSGRKYDSCHSARPLPDDTDARARKGAFQSHYEARSIQRGQHPFSAHREREAVGDGDGAAELIGHRDQGSKAQQERFESGDSSCDDAATAEPDKGCGSSAKKNKMIAKKKTRTIFSKRQIFQLESTFDMKRYLSSAERACLASSLQLTETQVKIWFQNRRNKLKRQISTEIDGPVSDFPETVKPVVVGPLPPLYKESSLLGRCLLPVPLPIVYPGNSTPYICFSNASKYFSLYDGDV